The genomic region GCCAGGTCGCCGTGGATCTCGTCACTGACGACGGCCACACCGTGCTCCGCGCACAGCCGCGCCATCCGGTCCAGCTCGTCGGCGGACCAGACCTTCCCCGTCGGGTTGTGCGGCGAGCACAGCAGCAGCACGGCCGTGTCGGGCAACGACAGGAGCCGCTCCAGCTCCGTCCAGTCGTCGAGCGGACACTCCCGGAGCTGCCGCCCGTGGGCCGCCACGGTCTTGGGGAACGCGTCGTACATGGGGGTGTGGGCGACCACGCCGTCCCCGGGGTTCGACCACAGCCGGAGCAATTGCGACAGCTGGTAGACGACGGACGGCGCATAGACGATCGACGCCGGGTCCACGGCCGTCGCGTGCCGCGTCGCGTACCAGTGGACGATCGCGGAGAGGAAGTCGTCCTGCCGCCACCGCGAATAACCGAGCACGGCGTGGTCCAGCCGGCCGTGGAGCGCGGCCATGATCTCCGGGGCGGTCTCGAAGTCCATGTCGGAAATCGTGAAGGGCAGCAGATCCGGCACGCCGAAGCGGTCCTCGACGTAGTCCCACTGCGTGCACCAGGTGCCGTGCCGGTCCACGACGGTGTCGAAGCCGTACGGATCCCGCGCGGCGGGGGAGGGGGAAGTCATGGTCAGCCCACCGGGATCATGGTGGCGATGGCGTCCTTCACCGACTGGACCTGCGGCCCGATGACGACCTGCACGGTGTGGCCGTCGAGCTTGATCACACCTACGGCGCCGAGCTTCTTCAGCCGCGCCTCGTCCACCTGTGCGGCGTCCTCGACCGTCATGCGCAGGCGGGTGATGCAGTTGTCCAGGGACCGGATGTTGCCGGCGCCGCCGATCGCGTCGAGCATGGCGACGGCGTCGTACTTCCCCGCGACCAGTTCACGCGCGGGCTCCTCCGCCGCGTCCGGAGCGACGGGCTCACCGTCCTCGTCGTCCTGCTCCTCCTCGCGCCCCGGGGTCTTGAGGTCGAAGCGGTTGATCGCCCAGCGGAACAGGAAGTAGTACACGGCGAACCACACCGCCGCGATCACCGGCACCAGGTACCACTTGGTGGTCGATCCCTGGAGGACTCCGAAGACCAGCCAGTCGATGACGTTGCCGTCCGTGTTCCCGATGAAGACACCGAGCAGGGCGGCCGTGAGGAAGCCGAGCCCCACCAGGACCGCGTGGATGGCGTACAGCCACGGCGCGACGAAGAGGAACAGGAACTCCAGCGGCTCCGTGATGCCGCCGACCACGCAGGCCACCACGCCGGACACGAGCAGTGCCTTGATCTCCGGGCGCATCTTCTTGTTCGCGCAGTGGTACATCGCGAGCGCGGCGCCCGGCAGGCCGCCGAGGTAGGACGCCATCTTGCCCTGGGAGAGGAAGTGCGTGGCGTCGGTGACGGCGGCACTCGGCGCGCCCGCGCAGTCGAGGTGCGCGTAGAACATGTTCAGGGCCCCGGAGACGTTGTCCCCGCAGACGGCGCCCGAACCGCCGACGTCGGTGAACCGGAACATGGCCACCAGGATGTGGTGCAGGCCGATGGGGCGCAGCAGCACCTCTCCCATGCCGAAGAAGAACGGCCCGAAGACACCGGTGTGCCCGATGCCGCGGCCCACCGCGGTGATCCAGCCGTTGAAGGTCGGCCACACGAGGGGGATGAGCAGACCGAGCACGCTCAGGACGAGAGCGGAGATGATCGGGACGAAGCGCAGCCCGCCGAAGAAGGCCAGTGCGTCGGGCATCCGCTGTGTACGAAAGCGCTGGTGGAGAAGGCTGACAACGATGCCAACGGCCACGGCTCCGAGGAGTCCCGTATCGATGGACTGCACACCGAGCACATCGGCTATGCCGTAGTGCTCGACGGCGGCTTCGTCCTCGAAGTCGACACCCTTCGCGGTGAGGTAGAAGTTCACCGCGAGATTCATGGCGGCGAAGCCGACGAAACCCGAGAACGCCGCCACGCCCTTGTCCTCGCGCGCGAGGCCGAGGGGAATCGCCATCGCGAAGAGGACGGGGAGGAAGGTGAAGGCCACCAGCCCCGTGTTGGCCATCCAGGTGAAGACGAGGTGGAAGCCCTCGCCCTTCAGGAAGGGCAGATTGTCGGTGACGGCCTCGCTGGAGAGCGAGGAGCCGATGCCCAGCATGATGCCGCAGAACGCGAGCAGGGCCACGGGGAGCATGAACGTCTTGCCGAGCCCCTGGAGGAATTCCCAGAGTGCGGCCTTGGTCTTCTGCATGTGTACGGAACTTTCGAGCCTGGGGGGACGGACCCGGGCGCTCGCCGTGGCGATGCGGGGACCCACGGGTGATCGAGCGTCGGTGGATAGGGACGAGGGGCCCGGGCCGCCTTCGCGCGACGCACCTGAGGATCGCCCGGTGGGCAGCGCCAGACGGCGCCGTTCCGCCGCACGGATCACATCACAGCGGGTCGGCGACTGTCCATGGAGGCCGGAGCGCCGACGCGGAGCACCGACCGGGAGTGAACCGGCTGTCGCACGCCGTGACGTACGCCACCTGTCCGGATCAGCATCGGGTGTTTGCCGAGGCGTCGGTGGGTAAGGGGCTCATTGGCCGCCGGAGCCGACAATCCGGTGGATAGTGTGTGAAAACCAGTTGATCCAGGAGGTTCGATGTCCTCGAAGCGACGTCGCAAGAAGAAGGCCCGCCGCAAGAACGGCGCGAACCACGGCAGCCGTCCGCAGAGCTGAGGACGCGCCGACATGACCGGGGGGTGGCATGTGCCACCCCCCGGACGCGTTCCTGACGGTGTGTCCCGGTCGGGCCGTGCGGTCCGGGAGTTCCGGCGATCCTGGGCGCCGATGATGCGGCTGGACGCCGTGCCGTGGCCGGTCTGACGCACGACCCTGCTTCCTGGAGTGGTCCTGGCGACGGGTGAGGCAGGCCCGGGCCTTGAGGGTGTCGGGGTAACGCCACCGCGTCATGCGCCTTCGATGTCCAGGCGCTCCGCCGACCGGAGTGGAACCGGCGCCAGGGTCCGACAGCGGAGTCGGATGACGTGCACCGGCCTCGTCGTTGTCCGCGGGGTTCTCCGGTCCGGGCCGCGTGCCGGCGGCGACTCGTGCGGCCCTGATGCCGTATCACCGGGCAAGCCCCCGGGGCCGAGGTCAGGTGAGCAGTTGGTTCCGGTGGGACGCGCGACGGGCGGCCGCCAGCAGCGCGTGGATCTGAGGACCGGCCTGGTCGAGCCGGGTCACGGCTTTGGCGAACGGCAGGCGCACGTCGCGGTGGGCGCCCGGGTACTCCAGGCGCAGCGTCACGCCGTAACGGTCCATCGCCAGCGGGAGGACGCGCGTCGCGCCCTTCTCCGGCTGCGGCTGAACGAGGCGCAGCAGCAGCGGGACGAGTTCGCCGTGATCGTCCACGAGGTGGGTCAGCATCGCCGCCTCGCTCGTGGCGATCGGATCGGGGTCGGTCTCCTGCAGCGTGTCGAGCGTGACGAAGGTGCGGCCCCTGTGGTCCTCGAAGACCGCCTGGCCGAACTCCATGCAGGTGCTCTCCGCGGCGTCCGTGCTGTACGGCGCCGCCAGCAGGCCGGTCACCGTGACACGGGCGCGCATGCGGTCCCGTACGGGCGTGGGCGCGATGTCGGTGAACTCCAGCCGGACGGGGACCCGTGGCCCCGGCTGGGGGGAGCCCGCATCCGACGGTTCGTGCAGGTGGATGTGGCCCATCGCGGCCGTGCCGTCGAGGCGGTGCACCTCGACCGGGTCGAGCCCGTCGCTCACCACCGTCATCGAATGGGCCGCGGTCAGGATGGACAGCACACGTTCGGCGGGGGTGGGCCGGGTCACGCGGGAGTTGAAAGGACGCATCCAAGTTCTCCAGAGGAGCGGGCGGGGAGACCTCATTGCAGTTACTTAGGTATGCCTAACCTAACCCATGTTCCAAGGTTCGGGTAGCGGCACCGCGCCCGCGATCGTGACCGGAAGGCGACGCCGGCGCCGGTCCACTTGCCGGAGCCGGCGTGCGGGGGAAGCGCCGCTTCCCGGGCGTTCTCGCCCGCGGTGGCCACCTGGCGCTGCCGTGGTGCGGCTGACCCGACGGTTGTGGGGCGGTCAGTGGGCCGGGTCCAGGAGAGGTCCGAACGCGGTGGGCAGCCTCTTCCACGCCTCCCGGCCCGCGTCATACTCGGCTTCGCTGAGCAGGCAGGAGTCGAGCAGCGCGGTGAGGCCGTCGCGGTCCAGGCCGGGGGAGACGAACACGAGGTGCTGGCAGCGGTCGCCGAGGACGGGATGCCAGTCGAGTGCGGCGGCTGCGCGGCGGAACGGAGGGAT from Streptomyces sp. QL37 harbors:
- a CDS encoding MalY/PatB family protein, whose translation is MTSPSPAARDPYGFDTVVDRHGTWCTQWDYVEDRFGVPDLLPFTISDMDFETAPEIMAALHGRLDHAVLGYSRWRQDDFLSAIVHWYATRHATAVDPASIVYAPSVVYQLSQLLRLWSNPGDGVVAHTPMYDAFPKTVAAHGRQLRECPLDDWTELERLLSLPDTAVLLLCSPHNPTGKVWSADELDRMARLCAEHGVAVVSDEIHGDLAHPPHVHRPWSGLGGAGRWAVITSASKSFNIPALTGSYGIIGDPASRDAYLRQLKEADGLSSPAVLSLVGHIAAYREGAPWLDALRTYLAGNLAMVAERLRREFPQLGWELPQAGYLAWIDLRPLGVDDDALQRELVEVEKVAIMPGAAYGSPGRVRLNVGCPRSKAVTGVEALVRALRRLTRPGG
- the malX gene encoding maltose/glucose-specific PTS transporter subunit IIBC gives rise to the protein MQKTKAALWEFLQGLGKTFMLPVALLAFCGIMLGIGSSLSSEAVTDNLPFLKGEGFHLVFTWMANTGLVAFTFLPVLFAMAIPLGLAREDKGVAAFSGFVGFAAMNLAVNFYLTAKGVDFEDEAAVEHYGIADVLGVQSIDTGLLGAVAVGIVVSLLHQRFRTQRMPDALAFFGGLRFVPIISALVLSVLGLLIPLVWPTFNGWITAVGRGIGHTGVFGPFFFGMGEVLLRPIGLHHILVAMFRFTDVGGSGAVCGDNVSGALNMFYAHLDCAGAPSAAVTDATHFLSQGKMASYLGGLPGAALAMYHCANKKMRPEIKALLVSGVVACVVGGITEPLEFLFLFVAPWLYAIHAVLVGLGFLTAALLGVFIGNTDGNVIDWLVFGVLQGSTTKWYLVPVIAAVWFAVYYFLFRWAINRFDLKTPGREEEQDDEDGEPVAPDAAEEPARELVAGKYDAVAMLDAIGGAGNIRSLDNCITRLRMTVEDAAQVDEARLKKLGAVGVIKLDGHTVQVVIGPQVQSVKDAIATMIPVG
- a CDS encoding DUF2470 domain-containing protein; translated protein: MRPFNSRVTRPTPAERVLSILTAAHSMTVVSDGLDPVEVHRLDGTAAMGHIHLHEPSDAGSPQPGPRVPVRLEFTDIAPTPVRDRMRARVTVTGLLAAPYSTDAAESTCMEFGQAVFEDHRGRTFVTLDTLQETDPDPIATSEAAMLTHLVDDHGELVPLLLRLVQPQPEKGATRVLPLAMDRYGVTLRLEYPGAHRDVRLPFAKAVTRLDQAGPQIHALLAAARRASHRNQLLT